One segment of Paenibacillus rhizovicinus DNA contains the following:
- a CDS encoding RidA family protein: MSVIENRLKELGIELPAVGKPKFSYIPANQTGNLLYLSGQDCRIDGVLMFEGKLGSELTIEQGQQAARQVIINCLAVMKHHLGDLDRVVKIVKMLAFVNSAPGFADQPYVVNGASDFLIDVFGENGRHARSAIGTSELPFHTPVEIELIVEIRD; the protein is encoded by the coding sequence ATGTCCGTTATCGAGAACCGATTGAAAGAACTCGGCATCGAGCTTCCTGCCGTCGGCAAGCCCAAATTCAGCTACATCCCCGCAAACCAAACCGGCAACCTGCTCTATCTCTCCGGTCAGGACTGCCGCATTGACGGCGTGTTGATGTTTGAGGGCAAGCTTGGCAGCGAGCTCACCATTGAACAAGGGCAGCAAGCGGCGCGTCAAGTCATCATTAACTGCCTCGCCGTCATGAAACATCATCTCGGCGATCTCGATCGTGTCGTCAAAATCGTCAAAATGCTCGCCTTCGTCAACAGCGCCCCGGGGTTCGCCGATCAGCCTTACGTCGTCAACGGCGCTTCCGATTTCCTAATCGACGTCTTCGGCGAGAACGGCCGGCACGCGCGATCCGCGATCGGTACGAGCGAGCTGCCCTTTCACACGCCCGTAGAAATCGAACTTATCGTAGAGATACGCGACTAG